The DNA segment CGTTGTGCCCGCCCAACCCGCTGTGCCCGCCGTGTGACGGTGTGACGGGCACTCACAACATCTCCGTGAACTGGTTCTGAAAACGGAGGACATCATGCAGGGTCACAATGCCGAGTAATTTTCCCTCCGGCTCGCTCGTGAGTAACACAAGTTCCTGCGATTCGTTCACCATGCGTTGCACCGCGTCCCGGATCGTGACCGAGGGCGGGACGCAAACGGCGGGCTCAGAACGGAGGGTGGGATCCGCGCCATTGAGAACCGTGCCGCGGCTGACTACCCCGGCAACTTTGCCGTCAAGCACGAGGGGAAGATGGCGATAAGGGATCGTGGCAAACAGGTCGGCAACCACCGTCCGGTCAAGACTGACGGCATAAACCGGCGCAAAATTGGCGATGCTTGCGACCGGCCGTTTTTGGAGTGCGGCCAGGGACCGCGGGGGGATGTGCTTCTCCAGGTCGATGCCGTCGCGTTCCAGGATCTCCGAGTAAAAATTAGTGTGGCATAAGGCGCGGCTCACCGTCTGGCTGACAAGGGTACCGATCATCAGGATTGGCACGAAGGTGAACTGGTGCGTCATTTCGAAAACGATGACGATCGAAGTCAAAGGCGCCCGAACGACTGCGCCCAGGCAGGCGCTCATTCCGGCCACCGTCAGCGCGATCCGGTCGGAGGCGCCCAGCGGCACAAGGTCGCCGGCGACCTGCGCGACCGCGAGGCCGGCTGCGGCACCGAAAAACAGCGTCGGCGAAAAGATTCCGCCGGCGCCGCCCCAGGCATAAGCCGCTATGGTGGCGGCCAGCTTGGCGACCAGCAAAACGAGGGTTGGACCGAAACCGACCTGACCTCTCAACATCGCCTCCAGGTCGTCATAGCCGAGTCCGAACACACCCGTACGGCTCACGAGAACAAAGGCCGCCAGCCCGAGCCCCCAGTTGATCAGGCCGCCCACGGTCGGACGAACGAATTCCGGGATCCCCTGAAGGCGCTTGATCTGTGAACGCCAGATCAGAGTGCTCTTCTGAAAGGTGCACCCGGCGAACGCCGCGAGCGCCGTCGCCGGGACAACCAGGATAAATGTCGGCCACGAAAGTCGCTGGATATTGGGGATGTCGAACGCGGGCACATTCCCCAGAAACAAATGGGTCACGAACGTCGCAACCACCGCTGCGACAAGCACCTGGGCGAAATAACCTCTGCTGTTCAGGTCTTCGACAATCTCCTCGAGCACGAACGTGATCGCCGACAAAGGTGTGTTGAACGCGGCTGCCAGCCCCGCAGCTGCACCGCTGAGCAGGGCAGGGCGCCGGGCCTGCTTGGCCAGCCCGAACACACCCGCCAGATTGGAGGCAACCGCAGCCGCGATATGGACGCTCGGGCCTTCCCGGCCCAGGCTCGAGCCGCCGCCGATCGCCGCGATCCCGCCGAAGAACTTGGCGATGATCACCCGTGCGCGTATGTAACCAAAATCGCGCCAGAAAATGGCTTTTACCTGCGGGATGCCGCTGCCTGCCGCATCCCGGCTGATCCGGGTCAGGATCAAACCGACCAGGAGGGTGCTTATCGTCAGGGCGAGAAAGCTGGCCAGCGCGAAGAATGGTTTGGAGAGCTGGAATGCCGGCACCCATAACGCGCGGTAAACGACCTGGATTCCACGCTGAAACGCCACCGCGGCCAGTCCCCCTCCAAGCCCGTAAATCACGGGTAGAAGGTAGGCACGCAATTCTGCCGGCAGCGCATCGCGGAGCCGGGCGAAGATAAGCCGGACAGGGTGGAGAGAATCGATTCTGGCCATTGGCGGAGCACCACGTCAAACAGACCGAATGTCGTCTTCAGCGCAACCTTTACCTGAGGCCCTGTGCCAAAGCCTGGCCTGAACCAGGCCGCCGGCATGCTGCCTGGTGTCGACCAGTTCCCAACGCCGCCGGCGCAGGAGAGCGTCACTTCCATACAGCCGGTCTGCTTCCACGGCGGCAACTACCCGGAAAAAACAATACTGCAGCCACATAAGCGCCTGGTGCGCACGTCTTGGAGGATCCGGCACAAAGTCAACGTCGATCCAATACGCTTCCGTTGCGGCGTGCGCATCGAGATTCGCGATCAGCCGCTCCTGGTTTGCAGGCGTGTAGAGGTCCAGCACGAAATGGGTAACGAAAAGGTCGAACGCAAAACGGCCGGGTGACCAGGTGCGCCCATCGCCGCACACGAAATTCGTCCGGGACCCGCGCGGATGCCTCTCACCGCGCCGGCGCGCCGCCTCCAGCATCCGCCGGCTGGGATCCAGGATAACCAAACCGGCCGTCGAGGGCACAATTCCAAGCGCCAGCTCCAGGAACCGCCCGTTACCCTCCCCGATGAGCAAAATCTGACGGGCGGTCGCGACCTGGTTGATGAACGAAGCGCGGCTGCGCTCGAGCGCGTCGCCGAACACCAGCCGTTCAAGGAATGGATAAAACCGGCTGACGCGATCAAAATCACACGAGCACACGGCGGGCACGGCGGAAGAGGTTCACACGGCGACCACGGCGGAAAAGAGGAACTTTGGGATCGACATCGGCGACCCACCCCCACGCTCGCACCCGATACCCGACACCCGATACCCTAATCCCCGTACCCTTTGGGGTGGGCCTGGTGCCACCGCCAGGCGCTTTCGATAATGTCGTGCACCTGGGGAAAACGCGGCGTCCAGCCCAGTTCCTGGCGGATTTTGGCGCTGCCCGCCACCAGTACCGCCGGGTCACCGGGCCGGCGCGGCGCGACGTCGGCCGGGATCGGGTGCCCCGTGATGGCCCGGGCGGAGTCGATAACCTCCTTGACCGTAAACCCTTCGCTGTTGCCGAGGTTGTAAACGCGGCTGCCCTGATCCAGCGCGCGCAGGGCCAGGATGTGAGCCTGCGCCAGGTCAACCACATGGATGTAATCGCGCACGCAGGTCCCGTCGCGCGTCGGGTAATCACCGCCGAAAATGAAGACCTTTTCCCGTTTACCCATCGCCACCTGGAGCACCAGCGGGATAAGG comes from the Verrucomicrobiota bacterium genome and includes:
- a CDS encoding chloride channel protein — protein: MARIDSLHPVRLIFARLRDALPAELRAYLLPVIYGLGGGLAAVAFQRGIQVVYRALWVPAFQLSKPFFALASFLALTISTLLVGLILTRISRDAAGSGIPQVKAIFWRDFGYIRARVIIAKFFGGIAAIGGGSSLGREGPSVHIAAAVASNLAGVFGLAKQARRPALLSGAAAGLAAAFNTPLSAITFVLEEIVEDLNSRGYFAQVLVAAVVATFVTHLFLGNVPAFDIPNIQRLSWPTFILVVPATALAAFAGCTFQKSTLIWRSQIKRLQGIPEFVRPTVGGLINWGLGLAAFVLVSRTGVFGLGYDDLEAMLRGQVGFGPTLVLLVAKLAATIAAYAWGGAGGIFSPTLFFGAAAGLAVAQVAGDLVPLGASDRIALTVAGMSACLGAVVRAPLTSIVIVFEMTHQFTFVPILMIGTLVSQTVSRALCHTNFYSEILERDGIDLEKHIPPRSLAALQKRPVASIANFAPVYAVSLDRTVVADLFATIPYRHLPLVLDGKVAGVVSRGTVLNGADPTLRSEPAVCVPPSVTIRDAVQRMVNESQELVLLTSEPEGKLLGIVTLHDVLRFQNQFTEML
- a CDS encoding class I SAM-dependent methyltransferase, which translates into the protein MPAVCSCDFDRVSRFYPFLERLVFGDALERSRASFINQVATARQILLIGEGNGRFLELALGIVPSTAGLVILDPSRRMLEAARRRGERHPRGSRTNFVCGDGRTWSPGRFAFDLFVTHFVLDLYTPANQERLIANLDAHAATEAYWIDVDFVPDPPRRAHQALMWLQYCFFRVVAAVEADRLYGSDALLRRRRWELVDTRQHAGGLVQARLWHRASGKGCAEDDIRSV